In Streptomyces sp. NBC_01439, the following are encoded in one genomic region:
- a CDS encoding threonine/serine ThrE exporter family protein yields the protein MAEADGAEDRKPQSDEAHSAFTPPPGMEPDVPEEDQPTSEFARPAGAEPVEPEPEGSAFATPATYRAAQSPLAYTPGQGFPVAQMKESPWQDRMRTMLRMPVDVRPVPELVQRHSETGPAVGRVLDLTLRIGELLLAGGEGAEDVEAAMFAVARSYGLDRCEPTVTFTMLSISHHPSLVGDPVSASRTVRRRGTDYNRLAAVFRLVDDISAHEIDVTLEEAYRRLAEIRRNRHPYPGWMLTASAGLLAGAASTLVGGGILVFFAAAIGAMLGDRLAWLCAGRGLPEFYQFVVAAMPPAAIGVALNMTGIDVKASAVITGGLFALLPGRAVVAAVQDGLTGYYITASARLLEVMYLFIGIIMGVLVVLYVGLQFDASPRPEEVLQIQQRPLIQIAASMVLVFTFAILLQQERSTVWIVTLNGAVAWVTFGALHYAGGIPPVPSTAIAAGLVGLFGQLFSRYRFASALPYVTAAIGPLLPGSAVYYGLLLIAEDRLNEGLGSLVNAAAIALAIAIGVNLGSEASRLFMRIPGAASAAKRRAAKRTRGF from the coding sequence GTGGCGGAGGCCGACGGGGCAGAGGACAGGAAGCCCCAGTCCGACGAGGCGCACAGCGCCTTCACGCCGCCGCCCGGCATGGAGCCGGACGTTCCCGAGGAGGACCAGCCCACCTCGGAATTCGCCCGTCCGGCGGGCGCCGAACCGGTGGAGCCCGAGCCCGAGGGGTCGGCCTTCGCCACCCCGGCCACGTACCGGGCCGCGCAGTCCCCGCTCGCCTACACCCCCGGCCAGGGCTTCCCCGTCGCACAGATGAAGGAATCGCCCTGGCAGGACCGCATGCGCACGATGCTGCGCATGCCGGTCGACGTGCGGCCCGTACCGGAGCTCGTGCAGCGGCACAGCGAGACCGGGCCCGCCGTGGGCCGCGTGCTCGACCTGACCCTGCGCATCGGCGAGCTGCTGCTCGCGGGTGGCGAGGGCGCCGAGGACGTGGAGGCCGCGATGTTCGCGGTGGCCCGCTCGTACGGGCTGGACCGCTGCGAGCCGACCGTCACCTTCACCATGCTGTCGATCAGCCACCACCCCTCGCTGGTGGGCGACCCGGTCTCGGCCAGCCGGACCGTGCGCCGCCGCGGCACCGACTACAACCGGCTCGCGGCCGTGTTCCGGCTCGTGGACGACATCAGCGCCCACGAGATCGACGTGACGCTGGAGGAGGCCTACCGGCGCCTCGCCGAGATCCGCCGCAACCGGCACCCGTACCCCGGCTGGATGCTCACGGCCTCCGCCGGACTGCTCGCCGGGGCGGCCTCCACCCTCGTCGGCGGCGGGATCCTCGTCTTCTTCGCCGCTGCGATCGGCGCGATGCTCGGCGACCGCCTGGCCTGGCTGTGCGCCGGGCGCGGGCTGCCCGAGTTCTACCAGTTCGTGGTCGCCGCGATGCCGCCGGCCGCCATCGGGGTCGCGCTCAACATGACGGGGATCGACGTCAAGGCCTCCGCCGTGATCACCGGTGGGCTGTTCGCGCTGCTGCCGGGACGGGCCGTGGTCGCGGCCGTGCAGGACGGCCTGACCGGCTACTACATCACCGCGTCGGCCCGGCTGCTGGAGGTCATGTACCTCTTCATCGGCATCATCATGGGCGTACTGGTGGTGCTCTACGTGGGGCTGCAGTTCGACGCCTCGCCGCGGCCGGAGGAGGTCCTCCAGATCCAACAGCGGCCGCTGATCCAGATCGCCGCCTCCATGGTGCTGGTGTTCACCTTCGCGATCCTGCTCCAGCAGGAACGCTCCACCGTGTGGATCGTGACGCTGAACGGCGCGGTCGCCTGGGTCACCTTCGGGGCCCTGCACTACGCGGGGGGCATCCCGCCCGTACCGTCCACGGCCATCGCCGCCGGGCTGGTGGGCCTCTTCGGGCAGCTCTTCTCCCGCTACCGCTTCGCCTCCGCCCTGCCGTACGTGACGGCCGCCATCGGCCCGCTGCTCCCCGGCTCGGCGGTGTACTACGGGCTGCTGCTGATCGCCGAGGACCGGCTGAACGAGGGCCTGGGCTCGCTGGTGAACGCCGCGGCCATCGCACTGGCCATCGCGATCGGGGTCAACCTCGGGTCGGAGGCCTCGCGGCTGTTCATGCGCATCCCGGGGGCGGCGAGCGCCGCCAAGCGCCGTGCGGCCAAGCGGACCCGCGGCTTCTGA
- a CDS encoding inorganic diphosphatase has product MEFDVTIEIPKGSRNKYEVDHETGRIRLDRRLFTSTSYPADYGFVENTLGEDGDPLDALVILDEPTFPGCLIKCRAIGMFNMTDEAGGDAKLLCVPASDPRVEHLRDIHHVSEFDRLEIQHFFEVYKDLEPGKSVEGANWVGRTEAEAEIEASFKRLEAQGGHH; this is encoded by the coding sequence GTGGAGTTCGACGTCACCATCGAGATCCCCAAGGGTTCGCGGAACAAGTACGAGGTGGACCACGAGACCGGCCGGATCCGTCTGGACCGTCGCCTCTTCACCTCGACCAGCTACCCGGCCGACTACGGCTTCGTCGAGAACACCCTCGGCGAGGACGGCGACCCGCTGGACGCGCTGGTCATCCTTGACGAGCCGACCTTCCCGGGCTGCCTGATCAAGTGCCGCGCCATCGGCATGTTCAACATGACGGACGAGGCGGGCGGCGACGCCAAGCTGCTGTGCGTGCCGGCCTCCGACCCGCGCGTCGAGCACCTGCGCGACATCCACCACGTGTCCGAGTTCGACCGCCTGGAGATCCAGCACTTCTTCGAGGTCTACAAGGACCTGGAGCCGGGCAAGTCGGTCGAGGGCGCGAACTGGGTCGGTCGCACCGAGGCCGAGGCCGAGATCGAGGCCTCGTTCAAGCGCCTGGAGGCGCAGGGCGGCCACCACTGA
- a CDS encoding MerR family transcriptional regulator codes for MGFSVGQVAGFAGVTVRTLHHYDEIGLLSPSGRSGAGHRRYDDADLDRLQRILFYRELGFPLEEVAVLLDDPESDPQEHLRRQHALLTDRIARLQQMAKAVEHAMEAKKMGINLTPEEKFEVFGDEDPEQYAQEVEERWGDTDAYAESQRRAASYTKGDWQRIQDESADWGRRYVAAMEAGEPADGERAMDLAEEHRLHIHRWFYDCSYEMHTCLGEMYVADERFTAFYDAMKPGLAEHLRDAILANGVRRV; via the coding sequence ATGGGCTTCTCCGTGGGCCAGGTCGCCGGATTCGCCGGAGTCACGGTGCGCACCCTGCACCACTACGACGAGATCGGTCTGCTCTCCCCGAGCGGCCGCAGCGGCGCGGGACACCGGCGGTACGACGACGCCGACCTGGACCGGTTGCAGCGGATCCTGTTCTACCGGGAGCTCGGCTTCCCCCTCGAAGAGGTCGCGGTCCTGCTGGACGACCCGGAATCGGATCCTCAGGAGCATCTGCGCCGGCAGCACGCCCTGCTGACCGACCGGATCGCCCGGCTCCAGCAGATGGCCAAGGCCGTTGAGCACGCCATGGAGGCGAAGAAGATGGGCATCAACCTCACGCCCGAGGAGAAGTTCGAGGTCTTCGGGGACGAGGACCCGGAGCAGTACGCGCAGGAGGTGGAGGAGCGCTGGGGCGACACCGATGCGTACGCCGAGTCGCAGCGCCGGGCGGCCTCGTACACGAAGGGCGACTGGCAGCGGATCCAGGACGAGTCCGCCGACTGGGGCCGTCGGTACGTGGCGGCCATGGAGGCGGGCGAACCCGCCGACGGCGAGCGAGCGATGGACCTGGCCGAGGAGCACCGCCTGCACATCCACCGGTGGTTCTACGACTGCTCGTACGAGATGCACACGTGTCTCGGTGAGATGTACGTGGCGGACGAGCGGTTCACGGCGTTCTACGACGCGATGAAGCCGGGCCTCGCCGAGCACCTGCGGGACGCGATCCTGGCGAACGGCGTGCGCAGGGTGTAA
- a CDS encoding ABC transporter permease, protein MSAAWVVSDSWTMTRRELAHWARQPVQMVVGLVFPVMMLLMFGFLVGGGRGIDGEYVEFLVPGMLALTMAFGLEATLTAVTQDLNKGVIDRFRAMPMSSSAVLVGRSAADVLQSAVGLLVLAAVGLLLGWRWHGGAAAALLAFGLLLLLRFAMLWIGIWLGMVAGRPELVQAVQILVWPVGFLSNAFATPESMPGWLGAVVEWNPLSATATAVRDLFGNPAAAPASWAADHAALLAVAWPLLLLAVFFPLAVGRYRGLSK, encoded by the coding sequence ATGAGCGCGGCGTGGGTGGTCTCGGATTCCTGGACGATGACCCGGCGCGAGCTGGCGCACTGGGCGCGGCAGCCGGTCCAGATGGTCGTCGGCCTGGTCTTCCCCGTGATGATGTTGCTGATGTTCGGCTTCCTGGTGGGCGGCGGGCGCGGGATCGACGGCGAGTACGTCGAGTTCTTGGTCCCGGGGATGCTCGCCCTGACGATGGCCTTCGGGCTGGAAGCCACCCTGACGGCCGTCACCCAAGACCTGAACAAGGGGGTGATCGACCGCTTCCGCGCCATGCCGATGTCCTCGTCGGCGGTCCTGGTGGGCCGCAGCGCCGCCGACGTGCTCCAGTCGGCCGTGGGGCTGCTGGTCCTGGCCGCGGTCGGGCTGCTGCTCGGCTGGCGCTGGCACGGCGGCGCGGCGGCCGCGCTGCTCGCCTTCGGGCTGCTCCTGCTGCTGCGCTTCGCGATGCTGTGGATCGGGATCTGGCTCGGCATGGTCGCGGGCCGGCCGGAGCTGGTGCAGGCGGTGCAGATCCTGGTGTGGCCGGTGGGGTTCCTGTCCAACGCCTTCGCCACGCCGGAGTCGATGCCGGGCTGGCTGGGAGCGGTGGTGGAATGGAATCCGCTCTCGGCGACGGCCACGGCCGTGCGCGACCTGTTCGGCAACCCGGCCGCGGCGCCCGCGTCGTGGGCCGCCGACCACGCGGCCCTGCTGGCGGTCGCCTGGCCGCTCCTGCTGCTCGCGGTCTTCTTCCCGTTGGCGGTGGGCCGTTACCGGGGCCTGAGCAAGTAG
- the dacB gene encoding D-alanyl-D-alanine carboxypeptidase/D-alanyl-D-alanine endopeptidase yields MCDRERGWSEVPLVKTWQLIAGSAVAGLALSVAAVAAAGPWDSGQRKAERVRAASWGRTGGADHGGGPDSGALPEAAPSAPGVLGAIGPGVPSAQSAPAAPAAAGGLAAALKPLLADPALGTVRTASVVDTATGQVLYESGARDAMTPASTVKIVTAAAVLAALGPEHRIRTTVTPGAAPGQIVLVGGGDPSLSAKKKNPAGSGGSLVALAGDTAQALKAAGTDTVTLGYDDGLYTGPARHPIGANPNIAPVTALTADEGRPDDSTSGPVDRTGDPSGDAARAFRTLLADRGIKVTGEPVRAKPAAGVQPLAVTLSTPVAGLVERMLTNSDNDIAEALARQTALASGRPASFEGAERAVTDRLTALGIDTAGSRFADGSGLNRADKISAGLLTALLTKAADPQRPELRPVLTGLPVAGFTGTLKVRNSGSSPAAGLLRAKTGTLSGVNSLSGTVVDPSGRLLAFAFLTANTPGPEGAEKALDKLAAAVATAS; encoded by the coding sequence ATGTGTGATCGCGAAAGGGGCTGGTCCGAGGTGCCATTGGTCAAGACCTGGCAGCTCATCGCGGGGTCGGCCGTCGCCGGCCTCGCCCTGTCGGTGGCAGCGGTGGCCGCCGCCGGTCCTTGGGACTCCGGCCAGCGTAAGGCCGAGCGGGTCAGAGCCGCCTCCTGGGGCCGTACGGGTGGCGCAGATCACGGTGGAGGGCCCGATTCCGGCGCCCTGCCCGAGGCGGCGCCCAGCGCACCCGGAGTCCTCGGCGCGATCGGCCCCGGCGTCCCGAGCGCGCAGAGCGCCCCCGCCGCGCCCGCCGCCGCCGGAGGCCTGGCCGCCGCCCTCAAGCCGCTGCTCGCCGATCCCGCGCTCGGCACCGTCCGCACCGCGTCCGTCGTCGACACCGCCACCGGGCAGGTCCTCTACGAGTCCGGGGCGCGGGACGCGATGACCCCCGCCTCCACCGTCAAGATCGTCACCGCCGCGGCCGTGCTGGCCGCCCTCGGGCCCGAGCACCGGATCAGGACCACCGTCACGCCCGGCGCCGCCCCCGGACAGATCGTCCTGGTCGGCGGCGGCGACCCCTCGCTCAGCGCGAAGAAGAAGAACCCCGCCGGATCCGGCGGCAGCCTCGTCGCCCTCGCCGGCGACACCGCGCAGGCCCTCAAGGCCGCCGGCACCGACACCGTGACCCTCGGATACGACGACGGCCTCTACACCGGCCCCGCCCGCCACCCGATCGGCGCCAACCCCAACATCGCTCCGGTGACCGCCTTGACGGCCGACGAGGGCCGCCCCGACGACTCCACCTCCGGGCCCGTGGACCGCACCGGCGACCCCTCCGGGGACGCCGCCCGGGCCTTCCGCACCCTGCTGGCCGATCGCGGCATCAAGGTCACCGGCGAACCGGTCAGGGCCAAACCTGCCGCCGGTGTCCAGCCGCTGGCCGTCACCCTCTCCACCCCGGTCGCGGGGCTCGTCGAGCGGATGCTGACCAACAGCGACAACGACATCGCCGAGGCCCTCGCCCGGCAGACCGCCCTCGCCTCCGGCCGCCCGGCGAGCTTCGAGGGCGCCGAACGGGCCGTCACCGACCGGCTCACCGCCCTCGGCATCGACACCGCCGGCTCCCGCTTCGCCGACGGCAGCGGCCTGAACCGCGCCGACAAGATCAGCGCGGGCCTGCTGACCGCGCTCCTCACCAAGGCCGCCGACCCCCAGCGCCCCGAACTGCGGCCGGTCCTCACCGGACTGCCCGTCGCCGGATTCACCGGAACCCTCAAGGTCCGCAACTCCGGCAGTTCCCCGGCGGCCGGCCTGCTCCGCGCCAAGACCGGCACCCTGTCCGGG